A single Planctomycetaceae bacterium DNA region contains:
- a CDS encoding Imm1 family immunity protein produces MSHVRYTNIVGKVIDHPDETQMRHDLSEVPWRQWYRCLQGAAMLEVVSDENDPHSVRPGKTSPQPVLIVAQPNADEFLLSWLEDRREWVPWNGGTCEAFSTYFSGGNEHRIPDDCLVDSETALRVMLHFVTQQTRDNSVTWTRLDELPVEADFWEPM; encoded by the coding sequence ATGTCACACGTTCGATATACAAACATCGTCGGCAAGGTGATCGACCATCCCGACGAAACGCAGATGCGACATGACTTGTCGGAGGTCCCGTGGCGGCAATGGTATCGCTGTCTGCAGGGAGCCGCGATGCTGGAAGTTGTATCTGATGAGAACGATCCGCATTCAGTCCGCCCGGGAAAAACGTCGCCACAACCTGTCCTCATTGTTGCTCAGCCAAATGCCGACGAATTCCTGTTGTCATGGCTGGAAGACAGACGCGAATGGGTTCCGTGGAATGGCGGAACATGTGAAGCGTTTTCCACTTACTTTTCAGGAGGCAATGAACATCGAATCCCCGACGACTGTCTGGTTGATTCGGAGACGGCACTCAGGGTAATGTTGCACTTCGTAACACAGCAGACTCGCGACAATTCTGTTACCTGGACACGGCTCGATGAACTTCCGGTCGAAGCGGATTTCTGGGAACCGATGTAG
- a CDS encoding nucleotidyltransferase domain-containing protein — protein sequence MTKRVRHHPNLIFAVGTQVVTLKDVFGQNGRTLHPRGAVGVVVKSPSDLEHSYRVRFPDGVEEALKSGDLTTLAKFKEGDIGESGVILRRHDLFENVIFQCVIGSQAYGLADSESDIDRRGCYLPPAELHWSLYGVPEQLECHETQESYWELQKFLVLALKANPNVLECLYSPLIEKATPLAEELLNMREMFLSRLVYQTYNGYVISQFKKMQSDIRNQGQVKWKHVMHLIRLLISGITVLREGFVPVRVDEHREQLLAIKKGEVPWEETEKWRLALHAEFERALEQTRLPERPDYEKVNAFLIKARRSAAQTRMSEPPEIAQPTGSNKVPVAQTFLSVSSPEPVLEKRRRNLPQWTMEGSCYFVTFRLAAGTLTEQERMIVLDHIKAGDKQFYLLAAAISCLTMHLLLRPHTGHSLSRVMKGIKGVSARLINQHRKGGLAQSGRMNHGTESFVTRPGV from the coding sequence ATGACTAAACGAGTACGTCATCATCCCAACCTGATTTTCGCAGTTGGCACGCAGGTCGTAACGCTGAAGGATGTTTTCGGCCAGAATGGTCGCACGCTGCATCCTCGAGGCGCAGTCGGCGTCGTTGTGAAATCACCGTCTGATCTCGAACATTCCTATCGAGTTCGTTTTCCGGATGGAGTCGAAGAAGCTTTGAAGTCCGGTGATCTCACGACCCTCGCCAAGTTCAAAGAAGGAGACATTGGAGAAAGCGGCGTCATTCTTCGTCGCCACGATCTCTTTGAAAACGTGATCTTTCAGTGTGTGATTGGTTCACAGGCATACGGATTGGCCGACAGCGAGTCAGACATCGACCGTCGTGGCTGTTACCTCCCGCCAGCCGAACTACATTGGTCGCTGTACGGTGTCCCTGAACAACTGGAATGCCATGAGACTCAGGAGTCGTACTGGGAGCTTCAGAAGTTTCTCGTCCTGGCACTCAAGGCGAACCCAAACGTGCTGGAGTGTCTCTACTCGCCGTTGATCGAAAAAGCGACACCGTTGGCTGAAGAGTTGCTCAACATGCGCGAAATGTTTCTCTCTCGGCTCGTGTACCAGACCTACAACGGCTACGTCATATCGCAGTTCAAAAAGATGCAGTCTGACATCCGCAATCAGGGGCAGGTCAAGTGGAAACACGTCATGCACCTGATTCGGTTGCTCATCTCGGGCATCACCGTGCTTCGAGAGGGCTTTGTTCCGGTACGAGTGGACGAACATCGTGAGCAACTGCTGGCGATCAAGAAGGGCGAGGTGCCGTGGGAGGAAACCGAGAAATGGCGACTTGCTCTCCATGCTGAGTTCGAAAGAGCCCTGGAACAGACGAGACTGCCGGAACGGCCTGACTACGAGAAGGTGAATGCTTTTCTCATCAAGGCAAGGCGGAGTGCAGCTCAGACAAGAATGTCTGAGCCACCTGAGATTGCTCAACCAACTGGCAGCAATAAAGTACCAGTAGCACAGACATTCCTGTCTGTGTCATCCCCTGAACCCGTCCTGGAAAAACGGCGGCGAAACCTGCCTCAATGGACAATGGAAGGCAGCTGCTACTTTGTCACTTTTCGGCTGGCGGCTGGCACATTGACCGAGCAGGAACGAATGATTGTGCTGGATCACATCAAGGCCGGCGACAAACAATTCTACCTGCTGGCTGCAGCTATATCATGCCTGACCATGCATTTACTGTTGCGGCCTCATACCGGACATTCCCTGTCCCGGGTCATGAAGGGGATCAAAGGCGTCTCTGCTCGTCTGATCAATCAGCATCGCAAAGGCGGACTGGCACAATCTGGCAGGATGAATCATGGGACCGAATCGTTCGTGACGAGGCCCGGAGTTTGA
- a CDS encoding AAA family ATPase, whose translation MATTLGAKDVIDIKIPKLSLVVLIGPSGSGKSTFARRHFLPTEVLSSDYCRGLVSDGENDQAATNDAFEVLHFVAAKRLARGHLTVVDATNVQPEARRPLVRLAKQYHCLPVAIVLNPTEKACHERNQNQHDRKFGSHVVQQQSSQNQFSIKALEQEGFRHIFVMDSVEEITSANIERVPLWNDRRDEHGPFDIIGDIHGCCDELEGLLHELGYRPVVDEATSPCDLRLSMGTGGLVASSTTFRHPEGRKAVFVGDLVDRGPRVLDTLRIVRKMVEHGTGICVPGNHDMKLLRKLRGKNPQMTHGLAESWSEIEALPDDIREPFCKDLAEFLDGLVSHYVLDDGKLVVAHAGMKEAYQGRSSGKVRGFALYGDTTGETDEFGMPIRLNWAAEYRGSAMVVYGHTPVPEPEWLNRTVNIDTGCVFGGRLTALRYPEKEFVSVAAMQTYCEPSRPFSTVNPFNHRR comes from the coding sequence ATGGCAACAACTCTGGGAGCAAAAGACGTAATTGACATCAAAATCCCAAAACTCTCACTTGTCGTTCTCATCGGCCCAAGCGGGTCGGGGAAGAGCACATTTGCACGCAGGCACTTCCTGCCGACTGAGGTACTGTCGTCGGATTATTGCCGTGGACTCGTCAGTGACGGCGAGAACGATCAGGCAGCGACGAACGACGCCTTTGAAGTGCTGCACTTTGTTGCGGCAAAACGGCTCGCTCGGGGGCACCTGACGGTCGTTGACGCCACCAATGTTCAGCCGGAAGCACGCAGGCCGTTGGTACGGTTGGCGAAACAGTATCACTGCCTGCCTGTGGCTATCGTTCTGAATCCCACGGAAAAGGCTTGTCACGAACGCAATCAGAATCAGCATGATCGCAAGTTCGGCTCGCATGTCGTGCAACAACAATCGTCACAGAATCAATTCTCGATCAAGGCTCTGGAACAAGAAGGATTCCGACACATCTTCGTGATGGATTCCGTCGAAGAGATCACATCGGCGAACATCGAACGAGTCCCGCTTTGGAACGACAGACGGGACGAGCATGGTCCGTTTGACATCATCGGCGACATTCACGGTTGTTGTGACGAGCTTGAAGGCTTGTTGCACGAGCTTGGCTATCGACCTGTAGTGGACGAGGCGACGAGTCCCTGCGATTTACGGTTGTCGATGGGAACTGGCGGACTCGTGGCCTCGTCCACTACATTCAGGCACCCGGAAGGCCGCAAGGCGGTGTTCGTTGGTGATTTGGTGGATCGAGGTCCAAGAGTTCTCGATACGTTGCGAATTGTCCGCAAGATGGTGGAACATGGAACAGGGATTTGCGTCCCCGGTAATCACGACATGAAATTGCTGCGAAAGCTGCGTGGAAAGAATCCGCAGATGACGCACGGTCTGGCCGAGTCATGGAGCGAGATCGAAGCCCTTCCCGACGACATTCGTGAACCCTTCTGCAAAGACTTGGCCGAGTTTCTCGACGGCCTCGTGAGCCACTACGTCCTCGACGATGGCAAGCTGGTTGTCGCTCATGCTGGAATGAAGGAAGCGTATCAGGGCCGAAGTTCGGGCAAGGTCCGGGGGTTCGCCCTTTATGGAGACACCACGGGAGAGACCGACGAGTTCGGAATGCCAATTCGGCTCAACTGGGCTGCGGAATACCGTGGATCGGCAATGGTTGTCTACGGCCATACTCCTGTTCCCGAACCCGAGTGGCTCAACCGGACGGTCAACATCGACACGGGCTGCGTCTTCGGCGGCAGGCTCACTGCTTTGCGTTATCCTGAAAAGGAGTTCGTCTCTGTCGCTGCCATGCAGACTTACTGCGAACCTTCACGGCCATTCTCAACCGTAAATCCATTCAATCACCGGAGATGA
- a CDS encoding PEP-CTERM sorting domain-containing protein (PEP-CTERM proteins occur, often in large numbers, in the proteomes of bacteria that also encode an exosortase, a predicted intramembrane cysteine proteinase. The presence of a PEP-CTERM domain at a protein's C-terminus predicts cleavage within the sorting domain, followed by covalent anchoring to some some component of the (usually Gram-negative) cell surface. Many PEP-CTERM proteins exhibit an unusual sequence composition that includes large numbers of potential glycosylation sites. Expression of one such protein has been shown restore the ability of a bacterium to form floc, a type of biofilm.) codes for MDTVTINGGQLTAAAVPEPATGIAMLVGSCMVLLSKCRRRVQSQSTPQTLQL; via the coding sequence ATGGACACGGTTACAATTAACGGTGGTCAGCTCACCGCGGCTGCCGTACCGGAACCTGCTACCGGCATAGCGATGCTCGTTGGCAGTTGTATGGTGCTGTTGTCGAAGTGTCGCCGCCGCGTTCAATCACAGTCGACTCCGCAAACGCTGCAGCTGTAG
- a CDS encoding SDR family oxidoreductase, with product MTQDLQTTVITGAGFGIGKETALYFARLGHHVFAADIELSDSVRLELKAAGINVVHCDVRNVADINRLIDAASQTTGRLDNLINNAGVGLVAQIETVTEQDWQQVIDTNLKAAFFGCKAAISRMKMQATGGSIVNVASNAGILPRSHDPVYSISKMALVGLTKSLALCHSKDRIRINAVCPGPVERTRIIEENFVGQTDPQPVIRALIEASPLARAWDRMISPEEVAESIAFLCSQSARMITGTCIAIDGGKSLGVPPSAES from the coding sequence ATGACACAAGACCTTCAAACGACCGTCATCACAGGCGCTGGCTTTGGTATCGGCAAAGAGACGGCTTTGTATTTTGCCAGGCTCGGCCACCATGTCTTCGCAGCAGATATCGAACTCTCCGATTCCGTCAGACTGGAATTGAAGGCGGCCGGAATTAACGTCGTTCACTGCGACGTGCGGAACGTTGCCGACATCAACCGGCTGATTGACGCCGCAAGCCAAACCACTGGGCGGCTGGACAATCTGATCAATAATGCCGGGGTGGGTCTTGTCGCTCAAATCGAAACAGTGACGGAGCAGGATTGGCAACAGGTGATCGATACCAATCTCAAGGCAGCATTCTTTGGATGCAAAGCAGCCATCAGCAGAATGAAGATGCAGGCGACCGGAGGAAGCATTGTCAACGTCGCGAGTAACGCGGGAATACTGCCTCGCAGTCATGACCCGGTGTATTCCATCAGCAAGATGGCACTCGTTGGGCTAACGAAAAGTCTTGCCCTCTGTCATTCGAAAGACCGAATTCGAATCAATGCTGTTTGTCCCGGACCTGTGGAACGCACCAGAATTATTGAAGAAAACTTTGTCGGACAGACGGATCCTCAGCCAGTGATTCGCGCATTGATTGAAGCAAGCCCGCTGGCCAGAGCCTGGGACCGCATGATCAGCCCGGAAGAAGTTGCCGAATCCATCGCCTTTCTCTGTAGTCAGTCCGCGCGGATGATCACCGGCACCTGTATCGCTATTGATGGCGGCAAATCCCTGGGAGTTCCACCGTCCGCTGAATCCTGA
- a CDS encoding DUF4240 domain-containing protein: MTEEQFWSLIQASHDVAKGQVQRQELSLRKALVRLSAEQIVEFDHWFQHFVCRAYRWDLWGAAFVICDGCSDDGFLDFRHWLVAQGQSIYAKALNNPESLASAIDPPAKKVRSSGLSFLNPAMFAWAESLGKEESELDDFPNTTDGPGDPNPIGEPFDEDQESLRKRYPKLWSMFH, encoded by the coding sequence ATGACAGAAGAACAATTTTGGTCATTGATCCAGGCCAGCCATGATGTGGCAAAGGGGCAAGTACAACGGCAGGAATTATCGCTGCGGAAAGCGCTCGTTCGCCTTTCTGCGGAGCAGATTGTCGAATTCGACCACTGGTTTCAGCACTTCGTTTGTCGAGCATACAGATGGGATCTGTGGGGAGCTGCCTTCGTGATCTGCGACGGATGTTCAGATGACGGATTTCTTGACTTCCGTCACTGGCTGGTTGCTCAGGGACAGAGCATCTACGCGAAGGCCCTGAACAATCCGGAGTCGCTCGCGTCGGCGATTGACCCGCCGGCAAAGAAAGTTCGGTCCAGCGGATTGTCGTTTCTCAACCCCGCCATGTTTGCCTGGGCAGAGTCACTTGGGAAAGAGGAATCCGAGCTTGATGACTTTCCCAACACGACTGACGGACCGGGCGACCCTAACCCAATCGGCGAACCATTCGATGAAGATCAAGAATCTCTGCGAAAGAGATATCCCAAACTGTGGTCAATGTTTCATTGA
- a CDS encoding radical SAM protein, producing the protein MSSVFEDHRRLFENNRFVYPVVSRRSQGVSIGINLNPDKVCNFDCIYCQVNRRDESETRFVDMEQLLSELDSVIRIVMSGELFQHPRFSATGESFRRLNDIAFSGDGEPTTFQNFDQIIERTAELKSSAGLTDTKLVLISNASMFHRPHVQRGLALMDINQGEIWAKLDAGTEDYYRMIERTKIPFRQILDNLLAAALVRPIVIQSLFMRVHGEGPSAEEVLAYANQLLDIQRQGGRIKLIQLYTIARAPAESFVTPLGAEELNVMALAVRGIVDCPVAVF; encoded by the coding sequence ATGTCGAGTGTGTTTGAAGACCATCGGCGATTGTTCGAGAACAATAGGTTTGTTTATCCCGTGGTCTCTCGCCGCAGCCAGGGCGTTTCCATTGGCATCAACCTGAATCCGGATAAGGTCTGCAACTTTGATTGCATTTACTGTCAGGTGAACCGCCGCGACGAGTCAGAGACGCGATTCGTTGATATGGAACAATTGCTGTCCGAACTGGATTCGGTCATCCGAATCGTGATGTCGGGTGAACTCTTTCAGCATCCCCGTTTCTCCGCGACCGGAGAATCATTTCGGCGTCTGAATGACATCGCGTTTTCCGGGGATGGTGAACCCACCACATTTCAAAACTTTGATCAGATCATCGAACGGACAGCGGAGTTGAAGTCGAGTGCCGGGCTGACGGACACAAAGCTGGTTCTGATATCTAATGCCTCGATGTTCCATCGCCCTCACGTTCAACGAGGGCTGGCTCTGATGGATATCAACCAGGGAGAAATCTGGGCGAAACTTGATGCGGGTACTGAGGATTACTACCGGATGATTGAGCGAACGAAGATTCCTTTTCGGCAGATTCTGGACAACCTGCTCGCTGCCGCTCTGGTCAGGCCCATTGTTATCCAAAGCCTATTCATGAGGGTCCATGGCGAAGGTCCGTCAGCAGAGGAGGTGCTGGCATACGCCAATCAACTTCTTGACATTCAACGTCAGGGAGGACGGATCAAGCTCATTCAGTTGTATACGATCGCTCGTGCTCCGGCAGAATCTTTTGTCACGCCGCTTGGTGCGGAGGAACTGAATGTGATGGCCTTAGCTGTCAGGGGTATTGTTGATTGTCCTGTCGCGGTCTTTTGA
- a CDS encoding VOC family protein — MRFILPGLVTLFLATFVPQVPQSRSSDGQDSSKASHMQFGSFSVSLVVKDVNVSKAFYEKLGFKQSGGDVKRKYVVMQNATSTIGLYQGMFEKNMLTYNPGWDRDCKTLPEFMDVREIQQQLKNQGIELDVAADETTTGPAFLTITDPDGNPILIDQHVDRPKSHD, encoded by the coding sequence ATGCGATTCATTCTTCCCGGTTTAGTCACTTTATTTCTGGCAACATTCGTTCCGCAAGTCCCCCAATCCCGTTCCAGCGATGGCCAGGATTCTTCAAAGGCTTCCCACATGCAATTCGGAAGTTTCTCGGTCAGCCTGGTTGTCAAAGATGTGAATGTTTCGAAGGCGTTCTACGAAAAACTAGGGTTCAAACAAAGCGGCGGCGACGTGAAGCGAAAATACGTCGTCATGCAAAATGCGACCAGTACGATTGGGCTGTATCAGGGCATGTTTGAAAAGAATATGCTGACGTACAACCCCGGCTGGGATCGCGACTGCAAAACGTTGCCGGAATTCATGGATGTGCGGGAGATTCAGCAGCAACTGAAGAACCAGGGAATCGAACTGGATGTTGCTGCCGATGAAACCACGACCGGACCAGCATTCCTGACAATCACCGACCCGGACGGCAACCCGATTCTGATTGACCAGCATGTCGACAGACCAAAGAGCCACGACTGA
- a CDS encoding AraC family transcriptional regulator, protein MKKTDQTKAGYIERINRVLDAIHSDLTQPLRLQDLAVLADLSPFHFHRVFQAMIGETPADFIKRLRLERSLYLMSYGKQKSLTSIALDCGFSCSSDFTRSFKQRYGVAPSKFDLQTWQSQHGEQIVIATDASPFRLQHPLPKSNPDQFRVSIRELPARCVAYIRVANPYNGDGVVRAAERLVKWAEERQLAEGQWLGYQFENPRVTALEACHYYVAVEVEHRFQPTGEIGRYWFPEMLVADVAMRGDIDREMRLFQWLYGRWLPRSKYVPADQPSFEAWNGKPFEHGLQHFELSVQLPIR, encoded by the coding sequence ATGAAAAAAACAGATCAAACAAAGGCAGGCTATATTGAACGGATCAATCGCGTTCTGGACGCCATCCATTCTGATCTGACGCAGCCCCTGCGGCTGCAGGATCTCGCAGTCCTTGCAGACTTGTCTCCTTTTCATTTCCATCGAGTTTTTCAGGCGATGATTGGCGAAACGCCTGCCGATTTTATTAAGCGACTTCGCCTGGAACGGTCGCTGTATCTGATGAGTTATGGCAAACAGAAGTCGCTGACATCAATTGCCCTGGATTGTGGTTTCTCGTGCTCATCGGATTTTACTCGCAGCTTTAAACAGCGTTATGGAGTGGCACCCAGCAAGTTTGACCTTCAGACATGGCAGTCGCAACATGGCGAACAGATCGTTATCGCGACTGACGCTTCGCCGTTCCGATTGCAACACCCTTTGCCGAAATCGAATCCGGATCAATTTCGGGTCTCGATTCGCGAATTGCCCGCCAGATGCGTTGCGTATATTCGAGTCGCAAATCCATACAACGGCGACGGAGTTGTGAGAGCCGCAGAGCGGCTTGTAAAGTGGGCCGAGGAACGCCAGCTGGCTGAAGGGCAATGGCTGGGATATCAGTTTGAGAACCCTAGGGTCACCGCTCTGGAAGCCTGTCATTATTATGTGGCTGTTGAAGTCGAACACCGATTTCAACCGACCGGAGAAATTGGACGGTATTGGTTTCCGGAAATGCTTGTTGCAGATGTCGCAATGAGAGGGGACATTGACCGCGAGATGCGACTGTTCCAGTGGCTGTATGGCCGTTGGCTGCCGCGAAGCAAATATGTACCCGCCGATCAGCCGTCTTTTGAGGCCTGGAATGGCAAGCCATTTGAACATGGACTGCAGCATTTTGAACTCAGCGTTCAGCTGCCGATTCGCTGA
- a CDS encoding nucleotidyltransferase domain-containing protein, whose product MTFDPRLQKHIDDHPYPLLFATIEPTCTAFPSPDSDSDLRGAHLLPLEEITGLETGSDTIAKSGIHDGLEIDLVTHDARKSFGQYHCSGKMAMWMEQVLSPLIVHTTPEHEEIKAIAPSCLTKHHAHHYLGFASTQWKLFQKECPPDSAGPPRVKPLLYVYRVLLTGIHLMRTGEIEANLVHLNETFKLPYLPELIERKISGTEKGTLDQADLAFHEREYERLRTELEEAFEQSRLPEQPSGATALNDLLIRLRLR is encoded by the coding sequence ATGACATTCGATCCACGGCTACAAAAGCACATCGACGACCATCCGTACCCACTGCTGTTCGCCACGATCGAGCCCACCTGTACGGCTTTCCCGTCGCCGGATTCGGATTCTGACCTGCGGGGAGCGCATCTGTTGCCGCTTGAGGAAATCACTGGGTTGGAAACCGGCTCCGATACAATTGCAAAGTCGGGCATCCACGATGGCCTGGAGATTGATCTCGTCACGCACGACGCCAGGAAATCCTTCGGCCAGTATCACTGCTCAGGAAAAATGGCTATGTGGATGGAGCAGGTGCTTTCACCGCTCATCGTCCATACCACCCCGGAACACGAAGAAATCAAGGCCATCGCCCCGAGTTGCCTCACAAAGCATCACGCTCACCACTACCTCGGATTCGCCTCAACGCAGTGGAAGTTGTTTCAGAAGGAGTGTCCCCCTGACAGTGCCGGTCCGCCTCGGGTCAAACCGCTGCTGTATGTTTACCGAGTTCTGCTGACGGGAATTCACCTGATGCGAACCGGCGAAATCGAAGCGAATCTGGTCCATCTGAATGAGACGTTCAAGCTGCCCTACTTGCCCGAGTTGATTGAGCGAAAGATCAGCGGCACGGAGAAAGGCACGCTCGATCAGGCCGACCTTGCATTTCACGAACGGGAATACGAACGATTGCGGACTGAGCTTGAGGAAGCCTTTGAGCAGAGCCGCCTCCCAGAACAGCCGAGTGGTGCAACGGCATTGAACGATCTGTTAATTCGGCTTCGATTGAGGTGA